A stretch of DNA from uncultured Pseudodesulfovibrio sp.:
GCCGTCTGACCGACCTGCAGGCCACCGCCCTGATGATCTGGGCCACCGCCTACTGGGTCAGCAAGGCCTGGAACGGCGTCTCCGTCGAAGATTACGTCAAGCTGTCCTGCGGTTGATCGGCGGCCTTGAGGCCGCCTTCGTTTTTTAGTTGCGATTGTCGGATTCGGGTGTCGCCACCTGCCGGCGATCGTTGTTTTTTTGCCGCTGTTTTTTTCGGAGGAGAACAATGGATAGACTCCCATGCGTCCTGACCATCGCCGGTTCCGACTCCGGGGGCGGGGCCGGAATCCAGGCCGACCTCAAGACCATCACCATGCTCGGCGGCTACGGCGCCAGCGTGATCACCGCCCTGACCGCCCAGAACACTGCCGCGGTCACGGGTATCCACGCCCCCTCGGCCAAGTTCGTGGCCCTGCAGCTCAAGACTGTGCTCGACGACATCAAGGTCGATGCCGCCAAGACCGGCATGCTTTTTTCCGCGCCTATCATTGAAGCTCTGGCCGTGCTGTTGGAAAAAAAGACCTTTCCCCTGGTTGTGGATCCGGTCTGCGTGGCCACTTCCGGTGGCAAGCTGCTTCAGGATGACGCGGTGGAAGCCATGGTGGATCGGATGTTTCCGCTGGCCGATCTGTTGACTCCGAATCTGCCCGAAGCCGAACTGTTTACCGGCATGAAGATCGAGAGCCGGGAGGACGTATTCCTGGCCGGAAAACTGCTTCTTAAGATGGGGCCCAAGGCGGTGCTCATCAAGGGCGGACATGCCGATTCCCTGGCTGTGACCGACTGGTTCATGCAGCCCGGCGAGGAGCCTATCCCGTTCATGCAGCGCCGGGTCGATACGGACTGCACTCATGGCACCGGCTGTACCCTGTCCGCGGCCATCGCAACCGGGTTGGCCCGTGGGCTGGACCTGGGAGCGGCCATTCTTCGCGCTCAGGAATATCTGAATCTGGCCCTTCATGCGGGATACCGCCTCGGAGAGGGGGGCGGACCGCCCAATCATCTCGCGCCATGGATCAAGGAACGGGCGCGTGCCGGTGTGTTGTCCTCGGTGGACGACCTGGGACGGCGGATGGCCGCCAGGCCCGGACTGCGGCCGATGCTTCCCCGCCGCCGCGCGAATGTGGCCGTGGCCGTGCCTTTTGCCGATGGTCTGGGGGATGTGGCCGGCTTTTCCGGCGGTTTCGTCTCAACGGTCCGGGGCAAGGTGGAGATAGTCGGCTACCCCGAGTTCGGCGCATCGCTGCGAGTGGCGTCTCTG
This window harbors:
- the thiD gene encoding bifunctional hydroxymethylpyrimidine kinase/phosphomethylpyrimidine kinase, translated to MDRLPCVLTIAGSDSGGGAGIQADLKTITMLGGYGASVITALTAQNTAAVTGIHAPSAKFVALQLKTVLDDIKVDAAKTGMLFSAPIIEALAVLLEKKTFPLVVDPVCVATSGGKLLQDDAVEAMVDRMFPLADLLTPNLPEAELFTGMKIESREDVFLAGKLLLKMGPKAVLIKGGHADSLAVTDWFMQPGEEPIPFMQRRVDTDCTHGTGCTLSAAIATGLARGLDLGAAILRAQEYLNLALHAGYRLGEGGGPPNHLAPWIKERARAGVLSSVDDLGRRMAARPGLRPMLPRRRANVAVAVPFADGLGDVAGFSGGFVSTVRGKVEIVGYPEFGASLRVASLLLSARRVRPELHCAMTLSGSSAVQMALGKLDAPIAWMDWEGRPEYITGEDGHFEEWGGLEALKGHAAPETVCALGDPGGMGREPILYVLAPDMEEMIAFLRRIADELAENPCEV